The segment ttattttttgaatttttttttggctcgAGATATAATTaaagttcattaaaaaaagaaagtatttatatgaattaatctttaaataaataaaaaacatcaCGTGATCAGCACGGGAGGCGAAATTAATCTGCTGCATCTTACAAACCGCCTTTGTAGCTTACCGGTTTAGGGTTCGGCTGAGTGGAACCGTCCTATACGTTTGGTTTAATTCGGTCGACCCGAGATACTAGAGACAATGAACCGGGTTCTCCGGTTTACCCAGCTCCCCTGACCCGAACCGGTATGATTATTTTTCCCGCATAAAATATGGAGAATCGCGgttcttaataaaaatctctctccctctctctctctctctgttggAGAGAATTGAGCGCAACCCTAAGCTTAGAACTCAAATCTCAACTATGGCGGACCATTCTTCCAATCGCGATACTGATTCAGGGTTCGATCATAGCTCATCCCAACCGCGTCTTTACAACCCCTACAAGGATCTCCAGGTTCCTTATCGAAATTTCCAGCTTCCAACCTCCCCGGAGTTTCTTTTCGATGAAGAAGCTCGCCGCCAGCGTCGATCTTGGGGCGAGAACCTCACCTTCTACACGGGTTGCGGTTACCTCGCTGGTGCAGTCGGCGGCGCGTCTACAGGCTTCGTCTCCGGCGTCAAGTCTTTTGAATCAGGTGATACGATGAAACTACGGATCAATCGGATCTTGAACTCGTCTGGTCATTCAGGGCGTCTCTGGGGGAATCGTCTGGGCGTGATTGGGCTGCTATATGCTGGTTTGGAGAGCGGGTTTGAAGCTGTGAGGGATACGGACGATGTGTGGAACTGTGTTGCTGCGGGACTTGGCACCGGTGCGCTTTATCGTGCAGCAAGAGGGGTTAGATCGGCGGCAGTGGCCGGCGCTATTGGCGGCGTCGTGGTTGGTATGGCGGTGACGGGTAAGCAGATGTTGAAGCGGTACGTGCCGATATGATGGGGGAAAAGGGATTTTATATTGCAATTTTGATCGATAAACTTCGTGTTAGAATGCCATAGTTTTATATGGGAATCTGTGATGACAATGCTGGGGATTGAATTGACTGATATTCACTTCATATTTTCTATACGAGGTTAACTCGTGCTTCTTCATTAGCTTCATTTAGTGATGTAATTCGTCGAGTTCTCTGATAATGAATAatcctcaagactttaaactTGTGGTATGGGAATGATTCATTCTTTCCATGTCGTTTGATAATTTGGATGtaagtaattaaattatttgaggtTTGATCGGTTTCAATTAGTAGTTTGCTGCTTAACCAATACATAATTTTCTAGTTTGAGTACAGAAGAGAGATCCATGTTTGATGCTTTCATGGCTGGAGGGAGTTCAAAAGTTCTGTGATTCCGTGCTCGATGCTCGTCAATAATGGTAAAGTTTGTAGAAAATTAGAATGACCCTTTTGAGCTTAGGATATTGGATAGTCTTATTCATGGTTTGAGGAATGAATTCAACTTTTATTTCTTGTCTGTTCATGCTGCTCTATTGATGTTCGTATATGAGACTATCTGGGGTCATAATTTTACCTTGCTGATCATCCTTGATTTAAGAATTCCAATCCTGCcgtagaatttttttttaccttcttGTTCTTAGCAATTGTTTGATCATTGTAGTTGAAGTGGGCGATAGGTGTTCGTACTATGAGATCTTAAAAGGGAATTTGGTTCCCTTTCGGAGAAGTTAGGCTTAGTGTTGATTTTCTATATGGGAGAGAAAAAACGAGGAAGGTTGATTTGAAGCATGTTAGTTATAAATGTGTAACAGCtcaatcccaccgctagcagatattgtatcacagttttaaaacgtgtctactaggtagaggttttcacacccttataaggaatgtttcgttcccttcttcaaccgatgtggtatctcacaaaATGAAATTGTATCTATTTAGGGATTGTTCGGAATAACTTTCTTAGTActtgaaaatactttttaagCACTGAAGTTGGTCAGTTGCAAATGATTTGTTATCTTTACAGTGTCTTGCTATCTTGATAAATGGCCGTTCCGAAATGATACCGCACGATGATTGAActgagaaaattgaaaaataggaTAGATATGCTCTAAATTTCTCTATGCACTACCCTTGATTGTTATTTGAGAGAAGGTTGTTACTTGGGACGATGGAACAAATCTGGGAACGTCGATCTACATCGGTTCTAGATCCTCAACGTCCTTCGAATGCTTTCAGCCATTGGAGCGCCACATGCTAAAGCAGCAGGTGCATTGCTTTTATAGTTTCGCATCTCTATATTTTCATCATGTTGAACTGCTTTCATTTTACCAACCTTCTAACCATAACTATTAGAGTTTCAGTTACAGGCATTAAACAACTGACAGGTCCTCCCATATTTTTGGCACATTCTTTGGCTTTTGCATCAGCTGCTTGGCTTCATCAGTCTGCAAAATTAAAGGCAGTATCTAATGCAAGACCTGGCGATAAGCCAAGGCTACAACATGAAGGAAGGCGAATCAGtccatttgaattttgtttcaccTACGCCCTCCCGTGCACACGCCTTACGCGGGGCCAATCCTGCGACTAAGATAGTTGCGCCAGAGGTCGCGCAGCAGCTTCCCATGGAGCCTCTTGCGGATCATCAGGTCCGCCTGGTTGGGCTCAACCTCAGAGAATTGACTGAACAGGAAACGGATGACTTTTGCTTTATCTTGAGTGAAGCTATGGGGCGGATGATCACTGGGACAAAACTGATTGGAATGACTGAACTTTGACAAATGGACTACAGTCAGTGCAACAGCTTGAACGACTAGAGGAGAGGCAGCCATGTCTTGGAGGGGATGACAAAGGCAACTGTACAATAAACCAATAATCTGCGAAATGGAAGGAATAgtttcttcagcaataggtaATGACTTCTCCTCTCTTCATAAAGCTCCAATCAAATCAGTCTTTAAAGCATTTCCTTTCCATTGATTCTTCTGCTCTTCAAATCAATCTTAGAAGACTGCTGGATTTACAAGATggtttaaagaataaaatggTGACATTTTTGTATCAGGAAGTGCCTACCGTTGGtagatattttcttctttggggCTTCCcgtcaaggttttaaaatgcatccgctttgatactatttgatACCCTAGCAGACTCgttctaaaaccttgaggaaaagctcaaaaaagacTATCGGTTAGCGGTGAAATTGGGCCATTACAGAAAGTACCCATTTGAATCCCCCATCACCATGTGAACGCATAAGAGTCTTTTATGTGTTCTTTTATAGTTAAGACCTTTTGATTCAATGTTCACATTAGGTTAATTTTTTGGGAGGTTTTGCTTATCCTAAAAATTCGTTCATTCTCTCGTGAACGTCTTGCATTTTTTGGGTTGTTCCGTTTTAATCTCCGAACTATAAAGATAAcaattttatagtttaaaatgaaaagatgctAAAAGAGAGCTTTAGACACCAATGAAAGGAACtttaaaaagaattcaatTGAAAAGCATTATTGTTTCAATCTCCCTGTCTAAGAGTTTTCTTGAAAAGCATTAAGAAGTGGAAGcgtttttaataaagaaaatgtgaaATCTTCTGAGTTCATGAACAACTTTTTTGCCCTATTTGTTACTTCCACGTCACGGTCTACTTCTTAATTCGAAGATCATTATTTTATAGGTTGAGTTCTAACTTTTTAACTCGAAGATCATCATTTTATAGGTTGAGTTCTTACTTCTTAACTCGAAGATCACCATTTTACAGGTTGAGTTCTTATTTCTTAACTCGAAGATCATTTTACAGGTtgagtattaaaaatacttagtaagaAACTCTCATATCGGGGTTAGACATGCAAACTATTGTATGACTAATCGAACGAAATCAATGGGTCTTAGTGACTAGCTACTAACCTTTCcataaaaacattttcatcACCCCACTGTGACCTtagtaataattataaacaatgtCTAAACCTTTCCGAACTTCTAAAGATGGCTATATGGTCATGATCTTGAATAACTAATCCAACCACCACCAATTAATATCACCACCTGAGAGTGGCTATGACAATCACCAATTAACCAATTAGTATCACCATCCGGGAGTGGCTATGACATGAATAACGAAATATCATCGCGTGAATAACCAATGACCAACCACCACCAATTAACCAATTAGTATCACCACCTGAGAATAGCTATGACAACCACCAATTAAGTATCATCACCCGGGAGCGGCTATGACATCAATAACGAAATATCATCGTGTACAACCAAgtgataaataaaaacaagtctcaaaacattttaagaaaCATATTCTATAAGAGAGCGTAACCCATAAATCAATCAACCACACAACTATGTTTACTCTCTAATTCATAACTAATTAAATCTAATCCGAATCGGTCTAACTTAACAACAAAAACCCCTTCAAAATTCATTATTACTACTTTAATATTGTAATTgggtttaaatatttataacggtaattattacaattatttgaattagtaaatttataaattcgtgtattaatctaaaaataataacatttttttataaaggaggaaacttctttaaaaatataactatctcatctaaaattaaaaaaatatacttgatctaatcttttaataattataaaaaatatatttctaaaattcattttttatattagaaCGTAAAAActgatttaaataaatataaagaatatatagttaaaaaatattgatgtgaattttatttaaataattaaaaaatgtagtgAAATCTTACtgtaatcataataataataataataataataataacaataataatgtaaaacaattaactttaaatattttcgaataaattcaccattttttttttttttttttttttttttttttttttttttttNNNttttttttttttttttttttttttttttttttttttttttttttttttttttttttttttttttgtagaaaaCCAATCCACCCatttatacatttaaaaatatatgtaattaataatattaaaagaattaaaaaaataataataaagagaaagGGTAGTTTCGGAAATTTGGTTAATTATTCTCAGTGTTACTACAAAAACCTAACACCCTTCCctttcgtttccctctttcGCTGCGCTTTGCCCAACACTCGCCTCCAACTCCACGGATCAGATCCGAGGAGTTTGGCAAACCCTAGCGCCCTTTCTTCAATCTCCTTCTGCTTCAACTTCCTCTCTGTTCTTGTCGATCCGCAGGTCTGATTCGctcctttctcttttgattttgcttCCTTTTCTACTAATTTCACTGGACGAAGATGGTTGTATGTATGTGTGCCTCTTtgattatctttttctttaggttttctttcctttttgttttgttatgtcGGGATTTGACGCTAATCTGGACTTGTGGTTGTAGGTCGAGTTCCTtattctctttgtttctttgtttgtttatggGTTGTAATTGTTTCTTTAATCCACATGAATCTGTTTCTACTTATTTAGACTAGGCCTATTCTTTGCTTTTTCGTATGGAACGCAGTGTAATTCATACAGGAATTCTTGTTTATACTTtgttttggggttttttttaatgattattttaaCAGCATCTGCTTTGGAAAAGGTTAAAGCGGC is part of the Cucurbita pepo subsp. pepo cultivar mu-cu-16 chromosome LG12, ASM280686v2, whole genome shotgun sequence genome and harbors:
- the LOC111807368 gene encoding mitochondrial import inner membrane translocase subunit TIM23-2-like, whose product is MADHSSNRDTDSGFDHSSSQPRLYNPYKDLQVPYRNFQLPTSPEFLFDEEARRQRRSWGENLTFYTGCGYLAGAVGGASTGFVSGVKSFESGDTMKLRINRILNSSGHSGRLWGNRLGVIGLLYAGLESGFEAVRDTDDVWNCVAAGLGTGALYRAARGVRSAAVAGAIGGVVVGMAVTGKQMLKRYVPI